In Desulfovibrio sp. 86, the following proteins share a genomic window:
- a CDS encoding potassium channel family protein translates to MKKTLEVGIIGLGKFGRQLGIVLTELGHNVLGVDIDPQRVHAVQDIFPQTYVADATDKTALDQLKLQSCDTVAVSVGSTMDSSILITLNLQEIGAKDILVKAVSAAHRKVLSKLGVGRVLEPEIDVATQVAYRLNTPGMLDLLPIGTGVLIQELIVDKWTGKSLAELKLRDTNGLLVAAICPANAAEYVFVPDPHQPLARGDKLLLIGYQKALSGIVP, encoded by the coding sequence ATGAAAAAGACATTGGAAGTCGGGATTATCGGCCTGGGAAAATTTGGCAGGCAACTGGGCATCGTGCTTACAGAGTTGGGTCATAATGTACTAGGAGTAGATATTGATCCTCAACGTGTGCATGCCGTCCAGGATATTTTTCCACAGACTTATGTGGCGGATGCTACCGACAAAACAGCTCTGGACCAGTTGAAGCTTCAATCCTGTGACACTGTTGCGGTATCTGTAGGGAGCACAATGGATTCTTCCATTTTGATCACCTTGAACCTTCAAGAGATAGGAGCAAAAGATATTTTGGTAAAAGCGGTAAGCGCGGCTCACCGTAAAGTTCTTAGCAAACTAGGCGTAGGACGGGTGCTTGAGCCGGAAATAGACGTAGCCACCCAAGTGGCATATCGCCTGAACACCCCTGGGATGCTGGACCTGCTTCCAATTGGTACCGGAGTGCTCATCCAGGAACTTATTGTAGACAAATGGACAGGGAAGTCTTTGGCGGAGCTTAAATTGAGAGACACAAACGGTCTTTTGGTGGCTGCAATCTGTCCAGCAAACGCAGCTGAGTACGTTTTTGTGCCAGACCCGCATCAACCGCTCGCGCGAGGCGATAAGCTGCTGCTCATTGGGTACCAAAAGGCGTTATCGGGCATTGTCCCATAA